From Aquarana catesbeiana isolate 2022-GZ linkage group LG05, ASM4218655v1, whole genome shotgun sequence:
GTTTGCTAATCTGGCAgtaattctttaaaggagctattgCAGACATAGTGGCAGGTTTTTAAAGTGCCGCTGAGAAGAACTTTATGTGTTGGGCTACACTGTGGAGCATTACAGCTTAAGTGTGTTTGGGTGCCATTTACAATGAATTGCACTGCAGTGTACCAACACACATGCATCAACACACATAAAGtttggtgtgaatgggtcctaggAAGAACAACACCAGAGCAGACATAGGTTATActccattttattacaaaaaattaaatttgaactCAATGTGAGCTGCAAACATTTATGCACAATTACACTTCAGATTTTGCTTTACTTATCCCAGATTTTATGGAACAGGAGCCAATATATTGGAGAATACACATATCACAAAGTCAGCAGATACCCAGATCTCATCTTGATTAAAAGTTTTCAATCCAaaaatgtttacaaccactttaagcagcacTTTCTCCAGctaaacaggttcactttaagaaagCCAGCCAGTTGGAGGTATATTAAATGAAAACCAATATCATTAGCATTTCCATTCTTTGACTTCTACTTGATAAAGTAGGATCCTACTTTAAGATTCATATTGTGAAATTCCTGAGTGAATCATATCTCCTTGTTAAACTAGATAATTGTTGGTGTGCTTTGCTCTTGAAAGAAAATCTGGAAGCTGTAAAGTTAGTTTAGCTTGATGTGTTAGTTGTTTTGTCATCATTCTCATCTTCTTCCTCCCTAAAGGCTCTTTGGAGGGCTTCCTGGATCGAGTGAGCGGTATTTTGTTTCCATTTCTTTCCAACAATAAAGTAAATGTAGGGATTGATGGTGCATTTAAGCACTGTGCAATAAATTGTTACATAGAAAAAACTAACAGTTACCAAATCTGTTGGTGTTAATTTGAAGTATATTAAAAACGACAAAAAACTAAATGGAAGAACTGATAGGATGAATACAAGAACTGCAATAAGGATGATGATGTACAGTTTAGGTGTGTATTGCTGCTTTAATGACCTCTTTACATTGATGAACAAGGTGAAGCTGGAAATTACCATAATTGGTAGGCAGATGCCAATGGCTAAAATAAAAACTATGATTTGAACTGCTGAACATTGTGAGGTTTGTTCCAAGAAAGCATCTGCTGTACACACAAGGTTCTCAAGGAGACTTTCCAAAGAGCCAAGAATCCAAAGAGCAGTGCACATAATAGTGGACAAGTTCCTAGGGCGATGGTGTTGGTACCAAAAGGGGAACAGAACAGAGCTACATCGTTCCATGCTGAAAGCTGTAAGGATATACATTCCGGAATACTGCATAATATCATAAAATATTTCTATGAATAAATATAAACTCTCCTTCCCTATAAATTCAGGATATGTACCAATGATTGTATTTATCTGGATCATCAAAAGCAAGGTAGTAAATACAATAAACAGAGCATCAGCTACAGACAGATTCATAATATACACTGCATATTTGTTTCTCTGGATCTTGAAGCACAGGTACCAAAACACAATAACATTTCCAACCAGGCCAACGATACAAAGACATAGTGCTACAACAGCCACTATGGTGAAATGTATGTACGAATATTCAGAATAGCTGCTAGAGGGTTCATCCAGGGTGTCATTCATGCTGGTTACATTCATGTTTTCTTTAGTATTGGTATAAATATTCCAACTGTGTTATTAAAATGTATCTTCTTTTTCCATCTGTGTAAAATACATTACCACAAATGATTATT
This genomic window contains:
- the LOC141145904 gene encoding mas-related G-protein coupled receptor member H-like; the encoded protein is MNVTSMNDTLDEPSSSYSEYSYIHFTIVAVVALCLCIVGLVGNVIVFWYLCFKIQRNKYAVYIMNLSVADALFIVFTTLLLMIQINTIIGTYPEFIGKESLYLFIEIFYDIMQYSGMYILTAFSMERCSSVLFPFWYQHHRPRNLSTIMCTALWILGSLESLLENLVCTADAFLEQTSQCSAVQIIVFILAIGICLPIMVISSFTLFINVKRSLKQQYTPKLYIIILIAVLVFILSVLPFSFLSFLIYFKLTPTDLVTVSFFYVTIYCTVLKCTINPYIYFIVGKKWKQNTAHSIQEALQRAFREEEDENDDKTTNTSS